One part of the Podarcis muralis chromosome 3, rPodMur119.hap1.1, whole genome shotgun sequence genome encodes these proteins:
- the LOC144327188 gene encoding uncharacterized protein LOC144327188 isoform X3 — MSIALLWSCVTVGGGETLVYSEFQSRSCVISSEELESENISVSRVWERRKPGGFRQWQTTFCRRPFTSCRETGTASLLLLPSARDSPYWLVPVSYLKKWKVRCLNSPI; from the exons ATGAGTATTGCGTTGCTATGGAGCTGTGTGACCGTTGGTGGCGGCGAGACATTGGTTTACTCAGAATTCCAGTCTCGTAGTTGCGTCATCAGTTCAGAAGAACTGGAGTCTGAGAACATTTCTGTGTCCAGAGTTTGGGAACGACGAAAGCCAGGTGGTTTCAG ACAATGGCAGACAACCTTCTGCAGGAGACCATTTACCAGCTGCAGAGAGACTGGGACTG CTTCTCTCTTGCTGCTTCCTTCTGCTAGGGACAGTCCCTATTGGCTAGTTCCCG TCAGCTATTTGAAAAAATGGAAAGTGCG TTGCTTGAATTCACCCATTTGA
- the LOC144327188 gene encoding uncharacterized protein LOC144327188 isoform X1, which produces MSIALLWSCVTVGGGETLVYSEFQSRSCVISSEELESENISVSRVWERRKPGGFRQWQTTFCRRPFTSCRETGTASLLLLPSARDSPYWLVPVSYLKKWKVRIDGDLLMWLIVPLSPPLPPPNPVA; this is translated from the exons ATGAGTATTGCGTTGCTATGGAGCTGTGTGACCGTTGGTGGCGGCGAGACATTGGTTTACTCAGAATTCCAGTCTCGTAGTTGCGTCATCAGTTCAGAAGAACTGGAGTCTGAGAACATTTCTGTGTCCAGAGTTTGGGAACGACGAAAGCCAGGTGGTTTCAG ACAATGGCAGACAACCTTCTGCAGGAGACCATTTACCAGCTGCAGAGAGACTGGGACTG CTTCTCTCTTGCTGCTTCCTTCTGCTAGGGACAGTCCCTATTGGCTAGTTCCCG TCAGCTATTTGAAAAAATGGAAAGTGCG GATTGATGGTGACTTACTCATGTGGCTAATTGTCCCTCTCTCCCCGCCGCTGCCTCCTCCAAATCCAGTTGCTTGA
- the LOC144327188 gene encoding uncharacterized protein LOC144327188 isoform X2 — protein MSIALLWSCVTVGGGETLVYSEFQSRSCVISSEELESENISVSRVWERRKPGGFRQWQTTFCRRPFTSCRETGTVSYLKKWKVRIDGDLLMWLIVPLSPPLPPPNPVA, from the exons ATGAGTATTGCGTTGCTATGGAGCTGTGTGACCGTTGGTGGCGGCGAGACATTGGTTTACTCAGAATTCCAGTCTCGTAGTTGCGTCATCAGTTCAGAAGAACTGGAGTCTGAGAACATTTCTGTGTCCAGAGTTTGGGAACGACGAAAGCCAGGTGGTTTCAG ACAATGGCAGACAACCTTCTGCAGGAGACCATTTACCAGCTGCAGAGAGACTGGGACTG TCAGCTATTTGAAAAAATGGAAAGTGCG GATTGATGGTGACTTACTCATGTGGCTAATTGTCCCTCTCTCCCCGCCGCTGCCTCCTCCAAATCCAGTTGCTTGA